In Lactuca sativa cultivar Salinas chromosome 5, Lsat_Salinas_v11, whole genome shotgun sequence, the DNA window taTGCGGTTATATGATATCTATGTGCTTTGTATGTCAtgtatgatatggaccggaaggtctacagagtatggaccggaaggtgaaCAGAgatatgggatggaaatcccttGAGACATTCGAATTGGAAGATCCCATGGagtcatggcctggaagggcgtatgtgatGTTATGGCCTCGAAGGGCGTATGTGTTGTTATggcttggaaaggcgtatgtgttgtatgtagtattttgggggtaattcactaagctttcgggcttacagttatggTTTAATGTTTccggtacttcaggagaccatggcaaggcaaaggcgtgatcgtaccgctcctcgtgttttatgttttatgatatggttctgggaaaaatactctgataataaaagtattgaaaacctttttgtaatgaattaatgaaattgggttgtttttgaaaaatttaaattggtttgaattttTAAGGTGTTACATCGAGAGACCTCGAATCGGCGAGTAAGTCTTCCAGAATGAAACTctaatttcagggttttgcaccctatttaagcatcttaatcccaccttttggcctcatttccagcctccaagtcctaaACCCTGATCCACGAAACCTTAGtgcattttgtgagtgtgtgagccattcttgagtgattttgtgtgttcttgaagctagaagaagaagaaggagctagaAGGTTCAGGGATAAGATTATAGATCCAAGGATTTCCTTCCAACCtcatcactttctggtaatcaagtctctaacttgatcaTTCATTCATTAGATCTACTTACGTTcattttatgagggttttggttcaagaacCTTGGTCCTCGGGagttggacgtcccaagtgacttACATTTCAGATTTGGGATCTAGAAGGGTTTCCATggaataaaggtgcaaactttatgaccatggaagcccccATGCAATCTTAACAACATTATTATGGCCTTTTTACCcctaaaaggccatgcatggaaggaaagctaGGAACTTTACGTGCCCAACTGACATCCAAGGCCTAGATCTAATATAATGTGCTTTGGTTTAGAGTATTatggcttgtggaccaagatctatgTCCTAGAGAGTTAGGGTTTGAACTAAACCATTTAAGAAGGACTAATAGcgggtaaatttggaaactttacccttaaaagtgtATTCCCAGTGTGTATATGAAGTATGGAGTTTGGATCTGAAAGGTAAGAGCTTAATCCATTGAGATGGCTCAATCAgacagaggaactcgacgagtccatagagggactcgatgagttgagttggTTGGTTATGTTCTAGCTTAAGCtagaacttgacgagtcagtgaagggactcgacgagttgatttggTAGAGCGCGACTATGAGTAGCttgggaactcaacgagttggggtgACCCGACGAGTTAGATCGCAATTTCAGGTTCTAGGAATTGACGATTTGATGgagcaaatcgacgagttgggtcaaccagaaggttgaatttgaccaaagCATTGACTTTgaataggggtaaaatggtcattttacattAAGAGGAATTATCAGGTTTTGACTAAGTGTTGTTATGGTAATAATAGTCGGGGAGtcgtgtaacgacccgtctccggtatgataattccttagtatttattttgaagttttgcaagagggactcggcgagttcatagcctgactcgccgagtagggtcgggatttcgagcacgtgttagctggcgactcggcgagtccatattccggactcggcgagtctgtccgtctgggagaaaccctaaatccccgggttgcccactatttaagccaccttatagcccccaatctcgcctccttcaccctcaaaagctgtgagaaaaccctaattcgttcttgagtgattctaagtgattttgtgtgctatggtgaaggcttgaagaaggagaagaagaaaggagcaaggagaaggatttcagagcagagattcaagggaaagcaagagctctttgaggtattcttcagttttccctctcttttatgccttaaaactctttctagatcttgttaatgcctttctcaaagctttatgttgatatggaagctctcttatgccgagataaccttagatctgttcatttaggagttgtagagcccagatctattgcctttatggagctattttgcatattaaccctagatctaccccttttaagcattttttagcctttattcccttgttcatgcgtttgtacacgtaaagttggaaaatttacgtggtaaatcagcttattggactcagatctatcatttgtatgtattggattcgaacATAATCGAGtatagaatagttgcatggcggtgactcggcgagtcggaagaacgactcggcgagtctagtcgcgagtccccgatttcttccttttgagcggtgtcgagtgggaccagtgagtagtggagtggactcagtgagtttgagggtagactcagtaatggagggactcggcgagttgttcatacaactcggcgagtccaaggcaatcttcttaagctcaagaacaactcgtcgagttgttcataggactcggcgagtcggatgaagattgtctgaattcttggatcgggagagtactcgtcgagtcgatgccatactcgacgagtagcagcgagtagagtcgaggagtgagaataaggactcggcgagttggcggcccaactcggcgagtcaggtcaactgtgggttgactttgtctgagagttGACCCTGAccaacagttgactttgaccaagggtaaaagagccatttttacccagtgcagtgtttagtatttgattgagtgtattTATGGACTtgcagccggggagataccggagcagcagcagttagccctcagagttattcactcagcagccagttcacgaggtgagtttcccttcagtaggaacgggtctacggccacaatgccggcccgtttaattatcagtagttccggactttggtctgatgcagtagctagagtgcttgatgtctttgtgattcaagcatgtttgtgttatgtgttccggactctgttccgatgcagtatgcagtttatgtggttataatagttgttatgttttatgctatgccatgatcagtcagttccggacttcggtccgatgcagttagttccggacttcggtccgatgcagttagttccggaccttggtccgatgcagttatttccggactctggtccgatgcaggggacaaggtcccagtcagtttcggacttcggtccgatgcagttagttccggacttcggtccgatgcagttagttccggacttcggtcagatgcagttagttccggaccttggtctgatgcagttattTCCGGaatctggtccgatgcaggggacaaggtcccagtcagttccggacttcggtccgatgcagctagttccagacttcggtctgatgcagtgggcaaggcccagtatgtgcttatgtgtattgtatggtatgtggtagtttgggggagctcactaagcttcgtgcttacagttttagttttggtttcaggtacttccgctagcagagggaagagctcgggatgatggcatcgcacacaccaccgcttcAGCTtctatcctgggagttgatttagtttttgatttttatatgacatggatatgatacagtttccgcacagtgttgtttttattatgtttgggatacatcacgtatggtttttatgatatgaaactcagattatggtttttggttatattgaaaaatgaaatttttgggtcgtatttttgggacgttacaagtcgGGGGAGCAACCGTTAGAGATTCCTCACTCGAGATTTCAGCagtcagctttgcgaggtgagtcctcttccagtaggaacgggtctaaggcaccaaggccgacccatttatgtatgttagcgatgccggggcaagcccgagaaatgtttgtatgcttgatgtcttcgtgattcttgcatgtgtttgtttatgtgttgcggactttggtccgatgccggggcaagcccgagcgtctagcttatatgttatgtgttatgtgttccggactccggtccgatgccgaggcaagcccgaggaatgtttatatgtttatgtgttatatgcctGTTGCTATGTTACATATataccggacttcggttcgatgccgagcggggcccgatgtagtgggcaaggcccaatgtatgttattatgtgattatgtattattaataaatataaaagtgggccctcttctctctctctctctcattctctctctctctctcacacacacacacacacactctcagtaacacacacacacacaacacatcaCCACCAGCCTAACCCTCCCTCTTCGATTCCATCTCGAAAACAAGAAGAAGAACTGAAGGAAAAGCCACCCTCAGAACCCCTTTCCCACCTCGTCGCCATCCACTGCCACCACCAAAAACAGCCCCTCCACCACCCTCCATTGTTGTTATGTTGCTACTTGTGAGGCCCCTCCATCCCCCTTTATCTTCGTCTTCATCAGAAAGCAACAGAAACTGGCAGCAGGAGGCTGTCGCCTCCTTCCATCATCACATCACCAGCCATTGTCACCTTGTTGCTGTTGAGCCCGACCACCTCCTACTGCCTCTAATTTCACTGTAAATTCCCTTGCACCACCAttcttttatgattttgttttgtCAATCGTATCAGTGGTTGGCGATGGTTGGAGTCCTCACAGTGGCAGCGACCAAGGTGGGAGCGGGTGGTGACGGTAAAGTGGGCTAGCGTTGCAGGCTGGTAATGGAGCTCCGGCGACCTCCTGTTGTTTCGTTCTTGCTCTTGCTCTACGGTTTGGGGATGAGAACGAGGTCGGTGAAGGTGTTTCCGACAGCAACGATTGTAGTGGGTGATGGTGGTTTGCGTTGGTAGCCCAGGGGAAAAATAAATGGTGGAGGCTGGTGGCGGTTCCTGGTGGTTCTCGATGGCACAACTACAACAACATCACCACCCCTTCTTAGTGGTGGTTGTGCTTGACAGTGTAAGAAGGAAAGGaacagaagaagaaaaaaaagaacGTGAAGGGTGGGTGATTGAGGGTGGTTCACGGTGGTCAAAGGTCACCGGTGGTGGGTCTATGGCGGGGTAATGGTGGTGCAGGGGTGATGATGTAGTGGTGGTGTTAATGATGAGAATGCAGGTGGGAAAAGAAATTTTGGTGGGTCTAAACATGGAGGTGAAGGTGGTGAATGGGTTTAAGAAGTTTGATCAGGAAGGAAAAAGAAAATTTGCAGTTTCTTTTTTTAGTCATTGACTttcaacgagagagagagagagagagagagagagagagagagagagagagagagagagagagagagagagagagagagagagagagagagagggagggagggaaGGAGGTGGGCCCAAATtagttatttttttctttttcttttaaattaaatagaaaaaatgtataaaatatattagaaagggcattttagtcttttcagttttCCGAGGGACCAAAACTACATGCAAACATAGTCAAATGGACCACCAACCCAAAAAACTCGTGgtttggaccaaaaccccaaaaaaatacataccatagggaccatttttacaattttgtcatattatatatgattttagttttttaattgcttttggttttacttttaatttatagTTTTGAACTTTTACTTAGTTGTTGTTATTTAATTAAGATATtagttaatatatatttttaaagtagATTTAGTGATAAACGTTATGAATAATACTTTCAAATAAATGAGCGCTGGAATATATTTTAAGTTAGAATTATACCTAATGAAATTCATAAAATtagttttatttacttatttattaatgTAGTGTGTTCTTTAAGTTTTAGCGTTATTTAATTaggttattttttattaattaacgATACACTAGTTAAAAGTAAGAtccaattaatatatatatatatatatatatatatatatatatatatatatatatatatatatatatatatatatatatatagttcaggTTCATTttagaccattctaattttgtgagaccgtgagaccaaatctaaaaataattttaaaatgcaaaataaatggaaaaatccaaaaaaaaaaacttaaatattattttcggaacttgaattaactaaaaaaattaaaaattaaaaattaaaaagaattccgtttttttttttgaaaaatacgtgaaatattttaaatagaatattacactgacatattctaaaaaataattttaaaatgcaaaataaatggaaaaatctaaaaaaaaaatttaaatattattttcagaaattgaattaactaaaaaaaaaattaaaaaaaatcctatttttttgaaaaatacgtgaaatattctaaatagaatattacactatacatattctaaaaataattttaaaatgcaaaataaaaaaaataaaaaaattcgtctcacggtctcataaaattaagccgtctcacatgaacctaaccttatatatatatatatatatatatatatatatatatatatatatatatatatatatatatatatatatatatatatatatatatatatatatataatttattcacACATAACTCCAACATcgataatattattatcatatAGTTGTAAAAGACATCCATATAAATTTGTTAACCATAATAAtagttaacaaataataaacttattcttTTTTCATATACAACTATAATAGGACCACTAAGATGACatgattttaatatattttattttatcatatgaTGAAAATATCCACAATGTTTTAAGGTAATTTAGTATAAGAATCACTATGTCATGTTTAATGACAACGATGTAGTCATTTCAACTAACATATTTTTCATATTAACACACGGATATTCGCCTGATTATAAAATATTGTAAAGTCATAATGGAAAAACAGTTTTCTATTGCAAAAAGAAAACAATAATCGTACACTCTTCAACATGTAAACAACTTTTAAGTTTTAATGCACACCCTACTGTCATATTTAAGCCATCACTATATAGTATATACACAACAACATTGATGGGAATATGTTTCTCACAATATGTGGTGGTAAATCAAATGTGTCCACATAGACACTCGTATTAAATATGAATTTGAAGGCTATTAATTATGTGGGAACTGAACAAACAATGAATGATGAATCTACAAATTAATGGTAACGCCTCTAGCTGTGGTATGGTTATAATTATGATCATTTGGCGTTAGCTCAGCTGCTCCAAAAATAGAGCCATGTCTATTTGGATCATATTTTTCACCATCACCCCACAATGCATACGCTTCTTCTCCATGAACAGCATCATCACCGATCATCAACTCGTTTTCAGGCATCCTTAATGGCATGAAAATTCTGATAAATAGAAGAATAATTGTTGTGGATACGAGGTTCCATCCGATCACAAATAAGGCTGCAACTAGTTGTTTTAGGAATTGTTTGCCACCGTTTTTACCATAAAATGCACCTCTTGAACCGGTAACCGGTAAAACCATGTTGCATAGGGTCGGCTCAGCAAGTAGACCGGTCAATAGACCACCCAAGAGACCTGCTACTGCATGTGTGTGAAACACACCTAGGGTGTCATCCACCTATAACATTTAGACATGTACacgttatatatgtattttatggaAAATCCAAAATTATGTTCTTATTCTGTAgctaattaatatatttaatatgcatgtagcatatCTTTTTTTGATCACGTTGAGTCAATTTTAAAACTTAGGTCAAGTGTTTCATACTGTGTGAAACACCGCTAAAGTCTAAACCACGTTCATATATATGTTGCTATCTATACATGTATTACTACCATTTCTTTTTCTAGAACTACAATATATGATGACTATCTATTCAATCGATATGTTTAAAATTGTTCAAATCGATTGATATGTTATGTAAACTAAATGCTATTTAGTATTTGTAATTATGAGTAATCTATTAAATAATATCTAccataataaataagaatgattttacCACTTGTCATTCTCCCATTCAATtgaccacatgtcattttgtcataattttgagatatatatttattttccacttgtcatttacttcatttttcatttccaatatatcattaatttagtttccataaattaaacctacaaTAATgactatttatttcaaatttcaaattctaaattttaattttaatttcaaataaatttacagtttaaacctttgtgtttaatattttgttataatttaccCATTTAGTACACAAATTtgataactaaacacataattttaatttatttattttttcatgttttttttctcataattttcagttATTTTGAATttcaattcaaataaaattttcatttaatcgtttatattaacattttgttttaattaacccgtataatatacggatCTCACAACTAGTttattatatatgttatgtgtaataAGAAAGAAGTATATTATAAATACCACCGTGATAACTATATTTCTtttgaataaaaaataataagACTGAAAATTATGACATGATCAATCCCACTCAAAACTTAAATTCATAAGAAAGGAAATAATTTATCTGTTGAGCCGTGTTGATTATAGAATTGAGACAATAATTTTTTAAATAGATCAAATTACATTTCAATCTTAATAGTGAATTCCTCCTTTATCAagtatattaatatttttttaatatattaattaatcaatttcTTTCAATTTAAACAAACAATTTATTTTAGAATCACACATTTTGTTATCTTATCATTCGAAGTATTTTATTatttgttcatattttataaattatttgaCCTACATTCAAACAAAATTTGATTACCTATTATATTTATTCAAATGATaactattaaaataaaaaatgtgtTGTAGTTTGGTTTAATAACAAAAAACAGTCTAGTAGTTTAGAATTCAAAATCTCGTAGTTATATAACATTAATACACGATTATAATTCAGTTAAATATCCTTAATAAACAAATATGTATGTACGGTAATAAGAAACAGCATACAAATAAGAagataataatattctttattctTATGGGACCCATCTAATGTGACGTATTATTCTTAAATACCTTTTCAGTTTAGAAAGTATTTTCAATGTCGTATGAGAATTTACAAACTAAAAAGTTTCTAGAAGTGAGTCTTTACCTTTTGAAGCAAAATTGATTTTTTGTGAAGGATCATCATCGTAAACCATGGAATGCTGCCGGAAAGTATCCCCATGACTATCGCCGCCCATGATTGCACCACCCCTGCTCCCGGAGTAATGCAGGCTAGGCCTGTCATCATACCCTGAACAGCCCCAATCACCGATGGTTTTCCAAAGAAAACCACATCGAGAGTCGTCCAAACCAGAAGACTTGTGGCGGCGGATATGTTTGTGTTTAACACCGCCACCGAAGCAGGAACGTTAGCTGCGTATGGTGCTCCGCCGTTGAAACCAGACCACCCCATCCATAGTAATCCGGCTCCGGCGAGCATCAGCAATACGTTGTTTGGAGGGAACCTTTCCCTATCACTTTTTAACCTTGGTCCAACCTTCAATGCCAAAAATATTATATACGGTTAATTTGAAtagtaatttaatttaaaaataattcaagaaatcataaatataaatggATTTTGagatagtttatatgtttctttagtagttactattttttttttttgactgtTTAAACGTTATCaataatttatgttttgttctgtataatagttttttttatcaTACATAATTTATGGTTTGTAGggctatataattaaaaaaaaacattatattgTTATATATTACAAAAAATATGTTGTATACTAATCAACTCACTATCAATAAGGCATCTCAATTGTCAAATAAAGGgaattttattaatttgattGTGATAAACGTGATGGAATGAAACTACATATCCTATTGatcatttttttattaaactataatgattatattattaaatacaaatttatttttattttattctaagaagttaattttaacttttaaatagATATTGGTTCCTACTTCCTTACTGAAATACATGGGGGCTTAGAGGAGGGGCAAAGTGGGTAGCCGAACATGGtccaatttttttcattatatatttttatttaaaaatacaaaattgtAATAAAGATAAGGGTCATTTTTTTCTTGTTCGTTCTGGGCCTTtaataatatttcatttttcaggaCCAGCTCTGCTGAAATAAGATGTCAGAAGTACTTTAGACGGACTCTCACTATTTGCGCTCCAACTCGAAAGATGTATCAATATATAAATGAACATAAGGTTATAGAAAAGTTGAATACATGATTTGATTAAATTCAATTCCATTATGATTCTTTAATTCTTTTCAAAAAGATAATGTGAAACAAAAACCATGTAAGCTTGACTTGTGAAAAAGGTTGGTAGGCGTATTATTATTGTTAATTTATATAAGCTACATACTCTTTTTAATAAGTTTTgtaaatataagcataacatatttGATTCAAAATGGTGTTGGATTTGCAGAGAGTTGGCTCGTCAACTCTTCATCAGTTTATGACCCTATAGTATCTATCGAAGCAACCACTTGATCAAAAGAAAATGAAGTCTTTAAATAATTGGTATCATATATGGAATATCATGTGAATGTATGGTCGACAATACATATAAAAATTTGACTATATATCTATCTAAAAAGTCTCCGCGTTTACAACCCTTTTTGTTTTCCTTTTACATCTCTATAGTATTGTGTATATTTTAGCTTGTTATAAAATTGTTTTTTAGATAAAATATACGATTATTAATTTATGATTTAATATCAAGTAAATAACACTCTATATTATAATACttcatttatacaaattatatttCATATTTGTTACAAAATGTACCACGTTATATCATTTGCATGGAAGCAAACTATATTGATCAGCTAATTAAAaagataaaatattaaatatcttaATTTTAAATTATCACACATCTTATTTAAAAACAACTTtgttattaaaaatgaaaaaataaaataaaatctcacacaaaaataaatatttggtcattttataaaattaatattaTACATTTGTATAgactttttttatttatatatttatacatgatACTTGGTAAAACAATGTTGTCATCAAAATAtcattaataatcatattatatTATCGtgtatttattaatttcatcggtGGTTAACATGTTCGCACTTTGGTTATAATAATCATATTATAACCaacaacttatttatttatttaatatgtcTAAGGGATAAATAAACAGTTTTTTCCTTCAAAACACGATCAAAaagaaagttaaaaaaaatctttCACCAACTCATGTAAAAAGTCTTGCAAGGTAAGTAAGGCGAAGTCATATTCTTAAATTCTTactcaattttttattttaaaaagtatagTATATGTAATTCATAATCCGTGTTTCGTATTTTTAAACTATTTAAAAGTTCATTTCATCAAATTTCATATCTCCtgttattaaaattatatttatgaatAAATACAATATGTATTATCTAttttaaataatgaaattaaTGATAGACAGTAAACGTGTACATACCCAGTAGGCAGCAGTGAAACCGGCGATCCCTGATGACAGATGAATAACATAGCCGCCGGAGTAGTCAATAACACCCCAATGATACAGAAAACCACCACCCCACAGACTAAATGCTCCGACGGTGTATGAAAACACCAACCACAGAGGAACGAAAGCCATCCAAGCCCTGATATTCATCCTCCCAAGCACAGATCCAGCCAGCAGAATCATCGTAATAGCAGCAAAAGTGAACTGAAAATACACCATCGTAGCCATCGGATAAAACGGCCTGGTCGCCGGAGATTCAACTCTGCCGTCGCTGTAATAGTGAATGGTCTCAGGCAGGACGGCTTGACGGGCGAGATACTTCTGACCCAACGCCGGTGCACCCTTCCCCCAGAAAGGAAGGAGTTCATCGCCGAAAGCCATCCGGTAGCAAAGTAAGACCCAGCAAATGAGGACGGCGGCGAAGGCGTAAAGGGCCATGAAGGCGGAGTTGACCGCCCATTTCTTTTTGACGACGGAGGCGTAGAGGATGACGAGCCCCGGCATGCTTTGGAGTCCGACGAGGGCAGATGCTGTCATTTGCCATGCGTTGTCGCCTTTGTTGAGCCAATCGGGAACTGCCGGGAGGTGTTCTTGGTATGCTCCCGGTGTCGCCATTTTTGTTCCAAGATTTGTTCTAGATTGATGACAAAGTAGGTGGAAGTTTGTGAATGGTAAAAATAGGGTCATAATGAGTTATTTATGGAATCATGTCTGCATATTTTGATACCGACAGAAATATATTTTCTTTTgcttaaaattataaaatatgtaaataaataaattattaacccAAAAATAATTCTCATTTGTGAACATGTATTTTTTCTCTTGAAGAAATAACACGTACAATTCATAATCATAACTTGTTAATAAATTAAATCATCCTTTTAAATATTTGACAAAATGAGCTCCTAGTTGGAAATTAGAAACCGATAGCTAAGCACACCAACCAAATAAAGAAACAATTACTCagattttttattgttttgaaGTTGTGTTCTTGTTGTTATGTATATGAAATGAATTGTAAAAGGAATAGTCTTCTGTATAAGACTTAGTATAAATCATTTAGCAACGACTTCTTTCTTCCTCGTTAATTTTCGTTGAAAATGCTAATtaataaga includes these proteins:
- the LOC111887916 gene encoding ammonium transporter 2: MATPGAYQEHLPAVPDWLNKGDNAWQMTASALVGLQSMPGLVILYASVVKKKWAVNSAFMALYAFAAVLICWVLLCYRMAFGDELLPFWGKGAPALGQKYLARQAVLPETIHYYSDGRVESPATRPFYPMATMVYFQFTFAAITMILLAGSVLGRMNIRAWMAFVPLWLVFSYTVGAFSLWGGGFLYHWGVIDYSGGYVIHLSSGIAGFTAAYWVGPRLKSDRERFPPNNVLLMLAGAGLLWMGWSGFNGGAPYAANVPASVAVLNTNISAATSLLVWTTLDVVFFGKPSVIGAVQGMMTGLACITPGAGVVQSWAAIVMGILSGSIPWFTMMILHKKSILLQKVDDTLGVFHTHAVAGLLGGLLTGLLAEPTLCNMVLPVTGSRGAFYGKNGGKQFLKQLVAALFVIGWNLVSTTIILLFIRIFMPLRMPENELMIGDDAVHGEEAYALWGDGEKYDPNRHGSIFGAAELTPNDHNYNHTTARGVTINL